A genomic segment from Burkholderia plantarii encodes:
- a CDS encoding LysE family translocator, translated as MVDLQTLGTFVVIMVGLFLVPGPAVLLVLSRTAQGGRRAGVMTSIGVAIGDFLHAIAAAAGLSALLMTSALAFNAVKYVGAAYLFHLGWRAWREPAGDARLPVLAGVTPMRACLQAVVTELLNPKTALFFIAFLPQFVHPERGQAFLQFLELGLVFAVGGALYTVLLVMALRPLRHLLGRLPALRRLQGKLIGTLLIGLGLKVAAQSR; from the coding sequence GTGGTGGATCTGCAGACGCTCGGCACGTTCGTCGTGATCATGGTGGGGCTGTTCCTGGTGCCGGGGCCGGCGGTGCTGCTGGTGCTGTCACGCACCGCGCAGGGCGGGCGCCGCGCCGGCGTGATGACGAGCATCGGCGTGGCGATCGGCGATTTCCTGCATGCCATCGCGGCGGCGGCCGGCCTGTCGGCGCTGCTGATGACCTCGGCGCTGGCCTTCAACGCGGTCAAGTACGTGGGCGCCGCGTATCTGTTCCATCTCGGCTGGCGTGCGTGGCGCGAGCCGGCCGGCGACGCGCGGCTGCCCGTGCTGGCCGGCGTCACGCCGATGCGTGCCTGCCTGCAGGCGGTGGTCACCGAGCTGCTGAATCCGAAGACGGCGCTGTTCTTCATCGCGTTCCTGCCGCAGTTCGTGCATCCGGAGCGCGGTCAGGCGTTCCTGCAGTTCCTCGAACTCGGCCTGGTGTTCGCGGTGGGCGGCGCACTCTATACCGTGCTGCTCGTCATGGCGCTGCGGCCGCTGCGCCATCTGCTCGGCCGGCTGCCGGCGCTGCGCCGCCTGCAGGGCAAGCTGATCGGCACGCTGCTGATCGGGCTCGGGCTCAAGGTCGCCGCGCAGAGTCGCTAG
- a CDS encoding metal-dependent hydrolase — protein MASHNAHRATGWAAGLIAAALVWQAGAAGPWHAGSLAAFVAGVAGGTAPDWLEVAWWTRRRRLWIKHRTATHWGLGWLALLWFADRSLRARHPWAPPLFGFACGGLMHLLADWPNPLGVPWILQRHSLNWWKSGRCDLIVVTLAWVGALWVAQAAWQRDALLEHWLRWLRMV, from the coding sequence ATGGCATCACACAACGCTCATCGTGCGACCGGCTGGGCCGCCGGCCTGATCGCCGCCGCGCTGGTCTGGCAGGCGGGTGCCGCCGGGCCGTGGCATGCCGGCAGCCTGGCCGCGTTCGTCGCCGGCGTGGCGGGCGGCACCGCGCCGGACTGGCTCGAGGTGGCGTGGTGGACGCGCCGGCGACGCCTCTGGATCAAGCATCGCACCGCGACGCACTGGGGGCTCGGCTGGCTCGCGCTGCTGTGGTTCGCGGACCGCTCGCTGCGCGCGCGGCATCCGTGGGCACCGCCATTGTTCGGCTTCGCCTGCGGCGGCCTCATGCACCTGCTCGCCGACTGGCCGAATCCGCTCGGCGTGCCGTGGATCCTGCAGCGGCATTCGCTGAACTGGTGGAAGAGCGGACGCTGCGACCTGATCGTCGTCACGCTCGCGTGGGTGGGGGCGTTATGGGTCGCGCAGGCTGCGTGGCAGCGCGATGCACTGCTCGAACACTGGCTGAGATGGCTGAGGATGGTGTGA
- the ggt gene encoding gamma-glutamyltransferase, whose amino-acid sequence MIVTLHVTLHRFRISAAAACFGAAVAGFAPAAPAFAKTSLHAQLTAAAVAVADQYSADAAQAIFKEGGNAVDAAVAIAFTLAVTYPEAGNIGGGGFMTLLVGGKPYFLDYRERAPLAATRDMYLDKDGNVIKGMSLVGPRAVGVPGTVAGMWEAQKRFGKLSWRQVLAPAIHYAKDGFVVDEQLARRRDDASKEFGGKTNFDRFFGAMKAGRPFRQPDLAAVLQRISAQGAKGFYEGPTAARIAAAMQPGDGLITTEDLAQYRAVWRQPVEAGWNGYRVITAPPPSSGGVGLVQLLKMKADLAADFKGVPLNSAQYVHLIAEIEKRVFADRAQYLGDPDFYKVPVAQLIDDAYLAKRAAEVNPDTPSDTKSVQPGLGTGMPEKAETTHFSVVDRWGNAVSNTYTINGYFGSGVVAEGTGIVLNDEMDDFSAKPGVANMFGVVGSDANAIGPNKRPLSSMSPTILTKDGKVALVIGTPGGSRIFTSIFQVITNVYDFDLPLKEAVGAFRFHHQLLPPNTIFWEPYHPITGELAQQIEAKGYTLKGQDFSGDIQVIRVDGGTPEAVADPRGRGVTRVIR is encoded by the coding sequence ATGATCGTCACGCTTCATGTCACGCTTCATCGTTTCAGGATTTCCGCCGCCGCGGCCTGCTTCGGCGCGGCCGTCGCCGGTTTCGCGCCGGCCGCGCCCGCGTTCGCCAAGACTTCGTTGCATGCGCAACTAACAGCGGCGGCCGTGGCGGTTGCCGACCAATACAGCGCCGATGCCGCCCAGGCCATCTTCAAGGAGGGCGGCAACGCGGTGGACGCCGCGGTCGCGATCGCCTTCACGCTGGCCGTCACCTATCCCGAGGCCGGCAACATCGGCGGCGGCGGGTTCATGACGCTGTTGGTCGGCGGCAAACCCTACTTCCTCGACTATCGCGAGCGCGCGCCGCTCGCGGCCACCCGCGACATGTACCTCGACAAGGACGGCAACGTGATCAAGGGCATGAGCCTGGTCGGGCCGCGCGCGGTGGGCGTGCCGGGCACCGTGGCCGGCATGTGGGAGGCGCAGAAGCGCTTCGGCAAGCTGAGCTGGCGGCAGGTGCTGGCGCCCGCGATCCACTACGCGAAGGACGGCTTCGTGGTGGACGAGCAGCTCGCGCGGCGCCGCGACGACGCGTCGAAGGAGTTCGGCGGCAAGACCAACTTCGATCGCTTCTTCGGCGCGATGAAGGCCGGCCGGCCGTTCCGCCAGCCCGATCTGGCCGCCGTGCTGCAGCGGATCTCGGCGCAGGGCGCGAAGGGCTTCTACGAAGGCCCGACCGCCGCGAGGATCGCCGCCGCGATGCAGCCCGGCGACGGCCTGATCACCACCGAGGATCTCGCGCAGTACCGGGCCGTCTGGCGCCAGCCCGTGGAAGCCGGCTGGAACGGCTATCGCGTGATCACGGCGCCGCCGCCCAGCTCGGGCGGCGTGGGCCTCGTGCAGTTGCTGAAGATGAAGGCCGACCTCGCGGCCGACTTCAAGGGCGTGCCGCTGAACTCGGCGCAGTACGTTCACCTGATCGCCGAGATCGAGAAGCGCGTGTTCGCCGATCGCGCGCAGTATCTGGGCGATCCCGATTTCTACAAGGTGCCGGTGGCGCAGCTGATCGACGACGCCTATCTCGCCAAACGCGCGGCCGAGGTCAACCCCGACACGCCGTCCGACACCAAGAGCGTGCAGCCGGGGCTCGGCACGGGCATGCCCGAGAAGGCCGAGACCACGCACTTTTCGGTGGTCGACAGGTGGGGCAACGCGGTGTCGAACACCTACACCATCAACGGCTATTTCGGCTCGGGCGTGGTGGCCGAGGGCACCGGCATCGTGCTCAACGACGAGATGGACGACTTCTCCGCGAAGCCCGGCGTGGCGAACATGTTCGGCGTGGTGGGCAGCGACGCGAACGCGATCGGGCCGAACAAGCGCCCGCTCTCGTCGATGTCGCCGACGATCCTGACGAAGGACGGCAAGGTCGCGCTCGTGATCGGCACGCCGGGCGGCTCGCGCATCTTCACCTCGATCTTCCAGGTGATCACCAACGTCTACGATTTCGACCTGCCGCTGAAGGAGGCCGTCGGCGCGTTCCGTTTCCACCATCAGCTGCTGCCGCCGAACACGATCTTCTGGGAGCCGTACCACCCGATCACGGGCGAGCTCGCGCAGCAGATCGAGGCGAAGGGCTACACGCTGAAGGGGCAGGACTTCAGCGGCGACATCCAGGTGATCCGCGTGGACGGCGGCACGCCGGAAGCGGTGGCCGACCCGCGCGGGCGCGGCGTCACGCGCGTGATTCGCTGA
- a CDS encoding dihydrodipicolinate synthase family protein encodes MLKGIWIPLVTPFRDGRLDLAALEALTASYLDTGIAGFVALGTTAEAALLDDAERAAALKAITGVAAGRLPVFVGVGGISTRDFVDEIDRLELQDVAGYLVPPPAYLCPSQAGLLWHFGQIAARTRRPVMLYDVPHRCGVTIEPATVAQLACHPNLVGIKECVPAHFEALRATPLEVLCGTDDAFARCLAAGGAGGVLASVHVCADLFVEVQQLHEAGRVTEAQSRFDAMQPVLRLLFSAPNPAAIKAMLSCTHGITAEVRMPITPASPPLVAELRRAQATLERLRAERPAASRAAPAPAQANPAAGAVPAPLSESRA; translated from the coding sequence ATGCTCAAGGGCATCTGGATCCCGCTCGTCACGCCGTTTCGCGACGGCCGGCTCGACCTCGCCGCGCTCGAAGCGCTGACGGCCTCGTATCTCGACACCGGCATCGCCGGCTTCGTCGCGCTCGGCACCACGGCCGAGGCCGCGCTGCTCGACGACGCGGAACGCGCGGCCGCGCTGAAGGCCATCACCGGCGTCGCGGCCGGCCGGCTGCCCGTGTTCGTCGGCGTCGGCGGCATCAGCACGCGCGATTTCGTCGACGAGATCGACCGCCTGGAACTGCAGGACGTGGCCGGCTATCTCGTACCGCCGCCCGCCTATCTCTGCCCGAGCCAGGCCGGCCTGCTCTGGCATTTCGGGCAGATCGCGGCACGCACGCGGCGCCCCGTGATGCTCTACGACGTGCCGCATCGCTGCGGCGTGACGATCGAGCCGGCCACCGTCGCGCAACTCGCCTGCCATCCGAACCTGGTCGGCATCAAGGAATGCGTGCCGGCGCACTTCGAGGCACTGCGCGCCACCCCGCTCGAGGTGCTGTGCGGCACCGACGACGCGTTCGCCCGCTGTCTCGCGGCGGGCGGCGCGGGCGGCGTGCTGGCGAGCGTGCACGTCTGCGCCGACCTGTTCGTCGAGGTGCAGCAGCTTCACGAGGCGGGCCGCGTGACCGAGGCGCAGTCGCGCTTCGACGCGATGCAGCCGGTGCTGCGGCTGCTGTTCTCGGCGCCGAACCCGGCCGCGATCAAGGCGATGCTGTCGTGTACGCACGGCATCACGGCCGAGGTGCGGATGCCGATCACGCCGGCTTCGCCGCCGCTCGTGGCCGAGCTGCGGCGAGCGCAGGCCACGCTGGAGCGCCTGCGCGCCGAGCGGCCGGCCGCCTCACGCGCGGCGCCCGCGCCTGCGCAGGCCAACCCGGCGGCCGGCGCCGTGCCGGCACCGCTCAGCGAATCACGCGCGTGA
- a CDS encoding LysR family transcriptional regulator has product MELKHLGAFVALAEELHFGRAAERLCIVQPALSMQIKALETDLGVRLFDRDRHKVALTDAGRLFLPEARATLEQAARAAQVARLSAQGEIGTLRLGFVSSVLPKLLPTLIRTMHARYPRIALELKDMSTPDQIAALHGGTLDFGIARLPLAASGLASRVVMEESFVVAVPASHAFAQLAHIEPAQLRGQPAFVLARRYAPGFFDALLVALGAREVTLDIARELGEYTTMLALVAAGLGIGLIPAEAAAAVPPNVVARPLALPSYRAPLGLIWVDDGSALKRVFLDVIEQGIANGWAA; this is encoded by the coding sequence ATGGAACTGAAACATCTCGGCGCCTTCGTCGCGCTCGCCGAAGAACTGCATTTCGGCCGGGCGGCCGAGCGCCTTTGCATCGTGCAGCCCGCGTTGAGCATGCAGATCAAGGCGCTCGAAACCGATCTCGGCGTGCGCCTGTTCGATCGCGACCGTCACAAGGTGGCACTGACCGACGCCGGCCGCCTGTTCCTGCCCGAGGCGCGCGCCACGCTCGAACAGGCCGCGCGCGCCGCGCAGGTCGCGCGGCTCTCGGCGCAAGGCGAGATCGGCACGCTGCGGCTCGGCTTCGTCTCGTCGGTACTGCCGAAGCTGCTGCCGACGCTGATCCGCACCATGCATGCGCGCTACCCGCGCATCGCGCTCGAACTGAAGGACATGTCGACGCCGGACCAGATCGCCGCGCTGCACGGCGGCACGCTCGACTTCGGCATCGCGCGGCTGCCGCTCGCCGCCAGCGGGCTGGCCTCGCGCGTCGTGATGGAGGAATCGTTCGTGGTGGCCGTGCCGGCCTCGCATGCGTTCGCGCAGCTGGCGCACATCGAGCCGGCGCAACTGCGCGGCCAGCCCGCGTTCGTGCTCGCGCGCCGCTACGCACCCGGCTTCTTCGACGCGCTGCTGGTGGCGCTCGGCGCGCGCGAGGTCACGCTCGACATCGCGCGTGAACTCGGCGAATACACCACCATGCTCGCGCTCGTCGCGGCCGGCCTCGGCATCGGCCTGATTCCGGCCGAGGCGGCCGCGGCCGTGCCGCCGAACGTGGTCGCGCGGCCGCTCGCGCTGCCGTCGTATCGCGCGCCGCTCGGGCTGATCTGGGTCGACGACGGCAGCGCGCTGAAGCGCGTGTTCCTCGACGTGATCGAACAGGGCATCGCCAACGGCTGGGCGGCCTGA
- a CDS encoding cold-shock protein — protein MDTGIVKWFNDSKGFGFISPDNGKDDLFAHFSEIRGDGFRSLAEGQRVSFETKVGQKGLQAANITPL, from the coding sequence ATGGATACCGGTATCGTCAAGTGGTTCAACGACAGCAAGGGTTTTGGTTTCATCTCGCCGGACAACGGCAAGGATGACCTGTTCGCCCATTTTTCCGAAATTCGCGGCGACGGCTTCCGTTCGCTGGCCGAAGGCCAGCGCGTGAGCTTCGAGACGAAGGTCGGCCAGAAGGGCCTGCAAGCGGCCAACATCACGCCGCTCTGA
- the infA gene encoding translation initiation factor IF-1 — protein sequence MAKEELLELDGVVEEVLPDSRYRVTLENGVVVGAYASGRLRKNHIRILAGDRVRLELSPYDLTKGRINYRHKDERAGASAPRARTFRR from the coding sequence TTGGCGAAGGAAGAACTGCTGGAACTGGACGGCGTCGTCGAGGAAGTATTGCCCGACAGCCGCTATCGCGTGACGCTCGAAAACGGCGTCGTGGTGGGCGCCTACGCGTCCGGAAGATTGCGCAAGAACCATATCCGGATTCTTGCCGGCGATCGCGTCCGGCTCGAACTTTCGCCCTACGATCTGACCAAAGGCCGGATCAACTATCGTCACAAGGACGAACGTGCCGGAGCGAGCGCGCCGCGCGCGCGCACCTTCCGGCGCTGA